One genomic segment of Hymenobacter psoromatis includes these proteins:
- a CDS encoding ABC transporter substrate-binding protein: MKYLSLLSSLVLVVSACQPDASVSSTEAVRIRWARDPETLDPLTQPNQNATDASYLLHLGLLQVNYQTNEYAPALAQSLPGVQVLGDSLTQLDYHLRPTAAWDNGRPVLATDVAFTLKLMHCPGLPNESAREQFGFIRQLRADPADPRHFTLVCRGQANDYQITSGDFPVLPEDILDPAHTLRDFPLSVLQDWLPKRPPAPAVAALVRRYLAAGLAKHPGHLPGCGPYRLAAWEPNRRLLFQRKAHWWADALRPVPFVLQARPRQLDYLIIPDDAAAVLALRRQEVDVYPHVPARVFERLRASEAARSELAFYTSPSYDVLTVGFNTQHAALRDKYTRQALSRLFDPVGLLAATQLGEGRRTVGLLSPTSQFYNDSLPLLTYAPTQAQSLLRLAGWQRQANGQWRQPNNPQPLALALRYRADEATFATAALQFKAAAEQLSIQVTLLPMEAAMLGQALQAGDFDLYIRLVKGNPFGLNFESMLHSRAIGSGNITGFGRPDTDHLLEAIAAEGNILRRRVLLRRFQALLRDEMPILPLFFLNNHLIVNRGLRHVVISSLKPGYAATALFWAAADSTGSHSPATP, from the coding sequence ATGAAATACCTAAGCTTGCTTAGTAGCTTGGTGCTAGTAGTTAGTGCCTGTCAGCCAGATGCCAGCGTTTCGTCAACTGAAGCTGTTCGCATCCGCTGGGCTCGTGACCCGGAAACCCTGGACCCGCTGACGCAGCCGAATCAAAATGCCACTGATGCCAGCTACTTGCTGCATCTGGGACTGCTACAAGTAAATTACCAAACCAACGAATACGCGCCGGCGCTGGCGCAGAGCCTACCCGGCGTGCAGGTACTGGGTGACTCGCTGACCCAACTCGACTATCACCTGCGGCCCACCGCCGCCTGGGACAATGGCCGCCCGGTACTGGCCACCGACGTGGCGTTTACCCTAAAGCTGATGCATTGCCCCGGCCTGCCCAACGAGTCGGCCCGCGAGCAGTTTGGTTTTATTCGGCAGCTGCGCGCCGACCCGGCCGACCCGCGCCACTTTACTCTGGTATGCCGGGGGCAGGCCAATGATTACCAGATAACTTCGGGCGACTTTCCAGTTTTACCAGAAGATATTTTGGACCCAGCGCACACACTGCGCGACTTTCCGCTGAGTGTGTTGCAAGACTGGCTACCGAAGCGGCCGCCCGCCCCGGCAGTAGCAGCGCTGGTGCGGCGTTACCTGGCAGCGGGCCTGGCTAAGCACCCCGGCCACTTGCCCGGCTGCGGCCCTTACCGGCTAGCAGCTTGGGAGCCCAACCGCCGCCTGCTGTTTCAGCGCAAAGCCCACTGGTGGGCCGATGCGCTGCGCCCCGTACCTTTCGTGTTGCAGGCGCGGCCCCGGCAGCTCGACTATTTGATAATACCCGATGATGCGGCGGCGGTGCTGGCGCTACGGCGGCAAGAGGTAGACGTGTACCCGCACGTGCCCGCCCGCGTTTTTGAGCGGCTACGGGCCTCTGAAGCCGCCCGTAGCGAGCTGGCATTTTATACCTCACCCTCGTATGATGTGCTCACGGTGGGGTTTAACACCCAGCACGCCGCCTTGCGCGATAAGTACACACGCCAAGCACTGAGCCGGCTCTTTGACCCCGTAGGGTTGTTGGCCGCTACGCAGCTGGGGGAGGGTAGGCGCACTGTGGGCCTATTGTCGCCTACCAGTCAATTTTATAACGATAGCCTGCCTCTACTGACTTATGCGCCCACCCAGGCGCAGAGTCTATTGCGCCTGGCGGGCTGGCAGCGCCAAGCCAACGGCCAGTGGCGGCAGCCCAATAATCCGCAGCCTTTGGCGCTGGCCCTGCGCTACCGGGCCGACGAAGCGACCTTTGCCACCGCGGCGCTTCAGTTTAAGGCAGCGGCTGAGCAGTTGAGCATTCAGGTTACGCTGCTGCCGATGGAGGCGGCCATGCTGGGCCAGGCACTCCAGGCCGGTGATTTTGACTTGTACATTCGCTTGGTGAAAGGCAATCCATTCGGGCTGAATTTTGAGTCTATGCTGCACTCGCGAGCTATTGGCAGCGGCAACATTACGGGCTTTGGCCGGCCGGATACCGACCACCTGCTGGAAGCTATTGCGGCGGAGGGTAACATACTGCGGCGGCGGGTACTGCTCCGGCGCTTTCAGGCCCTGCTACGCGATGAAATGCCCATTTTACCCCTATTCTTTTTAAATAATCACTTGATTGTCAATCGCGGGCTGCGGCACGTTGTCATCTCTAGTCTGAAGCCGGGCTATGCTGCCACCGCGCTTTTCTGGGCCGCGGCCGACAGCACAGGTTCACACTCGCCTGCTACTCCGTAA
- a CDS encoding BrxA/BrxB family bacilliredoxin → MVAPIRQDLTEAGFEQLMTPEAVDAALAGTEGTVLVAVNSVCGCAAAKARPALKLALASADKKPGKLVTVFAGMETDAVAQMRAHLLPYPPSSPCIGLFKDGELVHMIERYHIEGSDLMRIVNNLQGAFEEYC, encoded by the coding sequence ATGGTTGCCCCCATCCGCCAGGACCTGACGGAGGCTGGCTTCGAGCAACTGATGACCCCCGAGGCCGTTGATGCGGCCCTGGCCGGCACTGAAGGCACCGTGCTGGTGGCCGTAAACTCGGTGTGTGGCTGCGCCGCCGCCAAGGCCCGCCCCGCCCTCAAGCTGGCCCTGGCCAGTGCCGACAAAAAGCCCGGCAAGCTGGTTACCGTTTTTGCCGGCATGGAAACCGACGCCGTAGCCCAGATGCGCGCGCATCTGCTGCCCTACCCCCCTTCTTCGCCCTGCATCGGCCTCTTTAAGGATGGCGAGCTGGTGCACATGATTGAGCGATACCACATCGAGGGCTCAGACCTAATGCGTATCGTCAATAATCTGCAAGGCGCATTCGAAGAGTACTGCTAG
- a CDS encoding hybrid sensor histidine kinase/response regulator has translation MSTWRLNKQCWWRWLVVGLLSLRALADVAGPGPRMPQAFVRHFGPAQGLRQPFIYCLLQDQQGYLWLGTAEGLVRYDGQQFVTLTTRDGLAEDFVTGLWQDPATGALWVAHNQGGRSVRPAPDQPFRPAPAGLRGGPASQPGPAVPDTARLGAYLRHFHLALPPDVVPTCLLEDREGNAWLGTAGQGLWQHADRYLSLWPLASAPPGARRGVALARPAALGGGLWIGTGDAVQVIVGLSAARPVPGLPPSLGSAITALAYAPGSGLWVGTEADGVYVLPPKTTANPAPAAQHFTTATGLLHNSIYALLADHTGRVWVGTHNSGLAVWEPEPRRFRYEKLTPVGLDASALAEDAAGTIWVGTEGQGLFFKPRNRPWQHLTKAEGTLPDDYFTGLLPLPPPLAGALVLVHPQGLSLLDINHCPTPLTAPDDPLVRATLPPATLTAGPRPLAWLPTRAGVLRLDLGLLARWQPGRAPTPGLALSGAEVDGEARPAGRLGELPAGRHRVSFALAGISLGAEGAGNLAYRYRLRGLADEWSRPSPAAEAQFVGLGPGRYVLEAQVRRAAPGAPWSPAATAAFTIATPWWRTPAALVLGLLGLAGLLVAVVRARERALRRQKLQLESTVQERTSELRQKNYAIEQINGDLRVARDAAEASRRAKAQFLANMSHEIRTPMNAVIGLTNLLHHTPTNPEQREYLAAIGTSSQNLLVILNDILDSSKMEAGKLTLEQVAFRLPEAVRGLRTLFRYAADSKGLRLAVLVADDVPEAVLGDPVRLQQVLVNLVSNALKFTRQGGVTLRVSRVPTPPAGAGHALLRFEVEDTGIGIAGDKLASIFEDFSQANPSTTREFGGTGLGLSIARNLVQLHGGRLAVRSEEGVGSTFYFDLTYPLADPTLAQPGAVAGPLPAFEPALRVLVAEDNQLNQLVARKTLENWNVHVTIADNGRLAVAQVVTATEPFDLVLMDVQMPELDGYEATRALRRHFPDAARLPIIGLTASVLPEDRSLALAAGMNDLLAKPFEPAVLYARLAHFAGRATGPAMSLAPTALPPAAPPTLHPNWQQLEELAGGNEDFIKQVINTFLTEAPAIEQLLVAACPHDVAGLAAAAHKLKGQVAYFGVAGLHAQLDELERGARTPGYPYCEPLLHTVRQQLGQLYSQLQARV, from the coding sequence GTGAGTACGTGGCGGTTAAATAAGCAGTGCTGGTGGCGCTGGCTGGTGGTGGGGCTGCTGAGCCTGCGGGCGTTGGCGGACGTGGCCGGGCCGGGGCCGCGAATGCCACAAGCTTTCGTGCGGCATTTTGGGCCGGCGCAGGGCTTGCGCCAACCTTTTATATACTGCCTGCTCCAAGACCAGCAGGGTTATCTCTGGCTGGGCACCGCCGAAGGCTTGGTGCGCTACGACGGCCAGCAGTTCGTGACGCTTACTACCCGCGATGGGCTGGCCGAAGACTTCGTGACCGGCCTCTGGCAAGACCCCGCCACCGGCGCGCTGTGGGTGGCGCACAACCAGGGCGGCCGCTCGGTGCGGCCGGCCCCCGACCAGCCTTTCCGGCCCGCGCCGGCCGGGCTGCGGGGCGGGCCAGCCAGCCAGCCGGGGCCGGCCGTCCCCGATACCGCCCGCCTCGGGGCGTACTTACGGCACTTCCACTTGGCCCTACCCCCCGACGTAGTGCCCACCTGCCTGCTCGAAGACCGCGAGGGCAACGCCTGGCTCGGCACCGCCGGCCAGGGCCTTTGGCAGCATGCCGACCGCTACCTGAGCCTGTGGCCCCTGGCCAGCGCGCCGCCGGGCGCTCGCCGGGGGGTAGCGCTGGCCCGGCCAGCGGCGCTGGGCGGCGGGCTTTGGATAGGAACGGGGGATGCCGTGCAAGTTATTGTGGGGCTGAGCGCGGCGCGGCCGGTGCCGGGACTGCCGCCTAGCCTTGGCTCGGCCATAACGGCCCTGGCCTACGCGCCCGGCTCGGGCTTGTGGGTGGGCACGGAGGCCGATGGCGTATATGTATTACCCCCTAAAACGACTGCCAACCCTGCGCCCGCCGCGCAGCATTTTACGACGGCTACTGGCCTGCTGCACAACAGTATCTACGCCCTGTTGGCCGACCATACCGGCCGCGTGTGGGTGGGCACGCACAACTCGGGGCTGGCCGTGTGGGAGCCGGAGCCGCGCCGCTTTCGGTACGAAAAACTGACGCCCGTGGGCCTCGATGCCAGCGCCTTAGCGGAGGATGCGGCCGGCACTATTTGGGTGGGCACCGAAGGACAGGGCTTGTTTTTTAAACCCAGGAACCGACCCTGGCAGCACCTGACTAAAGCTGAGGGCACGCTGCCCGACGACTACTTTACCGGCCTGCTGCCGCTGCCCCCGCCGCTGGCCGGCGCACTAGTGCTGGTGCATCCGCAGGGCCTGAGTTTGTTGGACATAAATCACTGCCCTACCCCCCTCACCGCGCCCGACGACCCGCTGGTGCGCGCCACCCTACCCCCCGCTACGCTGACGGCCGGCCCCCGCCCGCTGGCCTGGCTGCCCACTCGCGCCGGCGTGCTGCGCCTTGACCTGGGCCTGCTGGCGCGCTGGCAGCCGGGCCGCGCGCCTACCCCCGGCCTAGCCCTCAGCGGGGCCGAAGTGGACGGCGAAGCCCGGCCGGCCGGCCGCCTCGGCGAGCTGCCGGCCGGCCGGCACCGCGTCAGCTTTGCGCTGGCGGGCATCAGCCTGGGGGCGGAGGGGGCCGGAAACCTGGCGTACCGCTACCGCCTGCGCGGCTTGGCCGACGAGTGGAGCCGCCCCAGCCCGGCCGCCGAGGCGCAGTTTGTGGGCCTGGGGCCGGGCCGCTACGTGCTGGAAGCACAAGTGCGCCGCGCCGCGCCGGGTGCGCCGTGGAGCCCGGCGGCCACCGCCGCGTTTACCATCGCCACGCCCTGGTGGCGCACGCCGGCCGCGCTGGTGCTGGGGCTGCTGGGGCTGGCCGGCCTGCTGGTGGCCGTAGTGCGCGCCCGCGAACGGGCCTTGCGCCGCCAAAAGCTTCAGCTGGAAAGCACCGTGCAGGAGCGCACCAGCGAGCTGCGGCAGAAAAACTACGCCATCGAGCAGATAAATGGGGACTTGCGGGTAGCCCGCGACGCGGCCGAAGCCTCCCGCCGGGCCAAGGCCCAGTTTCTGGCCAATATGAGCCACGAAATTCGCACGCCGATGAACGCCGTTATTGGCCTCACCAACCTGCTGCACCACACGCCCACCAACCCCGAGCAGCGCGAATACCTGGCGGCCATCGGCACGTCGTCGCAAAACTTACTTGTGATTCTCAACGACATCCTCGACTCGTCCAAAATGGAGGCCGGCAAGCTGACCCTGGAGCAGGTGGCGTTCCGGCTGCCCGAGGCGGTGCGCGGCCTGCGCACGCTCTTCCGCTACGCCGCCGACAGCAAGGGCCTGCGCCTGGCCGTGCTGGTGGCCGACGACGTGCCCGAGGCCGTGCTGGGCGACCCCGTACGCCTGCAGCAAGTGCTGGTCAACCTGGTCAGCAACGCGCTGAAATTCACCCGTCAGGGTGGTGTCACGCTACGCGTGAGCCGCGTTCCTACCCCCCCGGCCGGGGCCGGGCACGCCCTGCTGCGCTTCGAGGTGGAGGACACCGGTATTGGCATTGCGGGCGATAAGCTGGCGAGCATTTTTGAGGATTTTTCGCAGGCCAATCCCAGCACTACCCGCGAGTTTGGCGGCACGGGCCTGGGCCTGAGCATTGCCCGCAACCTGGTGCAGCTGCACGGCGGCCGGCTGGCCGTGCGCAGCGAGGAAGGGGTAGGCTCGACCTTTTATTTTGACTTAACCTACCCCCTGGCCGACCCTACGCTGGCGCAGCCCGGTGCCGTGGCCGGGCCGCTGCCAGCCTTCGAGCCCGCCCTGCGGGTGCTGGTGGCCGAAGACAACCAGCTCAACCAGCTGGTGGCCCGCAAAACGCTGGAAAATTGGAACGTACACGTCACCATCGCCGATAATGGCCGCCTGGCAGTGGCGCAAGTAGTGACCGCCACCGAGCCTTTCGACCTGGTATTGATGGACGTGCAGATGCCCGAGCTGGATGGCTACGAGGCCACCCGCGCCTTGCGCCGGCATTTTCCCGACGCGGCCCGGCTGCCCATCATCGGCCTCACGGCCTCGGTGCTGCCCGAAGACCGCAGCCTGGCCCTGGCCGCCGGCATGAACGACCTGCTGGCCAAGCCCTTCGAGCCGGCCGTGCTATATGCCCGGCTGGCGCACTTTGCCGGGCGGGCCACGGGGCCGGCCATGAGCCTAGCTCCCACCGCCCTACCCCCCGCCGCGCCCCCCACTCTGCACCCCAACTGGCAGCAGCTGGAGGAGCTGGCCGGCGGCAACGAAGACTTTATTAAGCAGGTTATCAATACCTTCCTGACGGAAGCCCCGGCCATTGAGCAGCTCCTGGTGGCGGCCTGCCCCCACGACGTGGCCGGCCTGGCCGCCGCCGCCCACAAGCTTAAGGGGCAGGTGGCGTACTTTGGCGTAGCGGGCCTGCACGCCCAGCTCGATGAGCTGGAGCGCGGGGCTCGCACGCCCGGCTACCCCTACTGCGAGCCCCTGCTGCACACGGTGCGGCAGCAGCTGGGGCAGCTTTATTCGCAGCTGCAAGCGCGGGTCTGA
- a CDS encoding PKD domain-containing protein: MRSFPTPSFSVNWRQGLVAAVAALSLLPALARAQTTPAEADAPPAAANCGPVQPAELCVDFDATRSVDAAAGPLEYRWNMGDGTTLTGLTVTHCYAKRDRYQVVLDVVVPATGEVRPAEKTFDVDLLRKPVLNFSVGPTRTVRVGQAVAFDALDSVLPECQAVVVIWDFRDGSIAQGRQAAHTFRKPGRFPVRMSLRGYGPGACAASNCVSQEVIVEL; the protein is encoded by the coding sequence GTGCGTTCTTTCCCTACCCCCTCTTTTTCAGTTAACTGGCGGCAGGGCCTAGTGGCGGCCGTGGCGGCCCTGAGCTTGCTACCCGCCCTGGCGCGCGCCCAAACCACGCCGGCCGAGGCAGATGCGCCGCCCGCCGCCGCCAACTGCGGCCCCGTGCAGCCCGCTGAGCTGTGCGTCGATTTTGACGCTACCCGCTCGGTAGATGCTGCGGCCGGCCCACTCGAATACCGCTGGAATATGGGCGACGGCACCACGCTCACGGGCCTCACCGTTACGCACTGCTACGCCAAGCGCGACCGCTACCAGGTGGTACTCGATGTGGTAGTACCCGCCACCGGCGAGGTGCGGCCCGCCGAAAAAACCTTCGACGTGGATTTGCTGCGCAAGCCGGTACTCAACTTCAGCGTGGGGCCCACCCGCACGGTGCGCGTGGGCCAGGCGGTGGCCTTCGACGCCCTCGACTCGGTACTACCCGAGTGCCAGGCGGTGGTAGTCATCTGGGATTTTCGGGATGGCTCCATTGCGCAGGGCCGGCAGGCCGCGCACACGTTTCGCAAGCCGGGCCGCTTTCCGGTGCGCATGAGCCTGCGTGGCTACGGCCCCGGCGCGTGCGCGGCCAGCAACTGTGTTAGCCAGGAAGTTATCGTGGAGCTGTAG
- a CDS encoding LytR/AlgR family response regulator transcription factor encodes MTTPSPELDAAPLRCLVIDDDPLSVQIVRNCIANTPFLEASGACGSAIEAAEILRTQAFDVLFLDVEMPLMSGLDLLRTLPEPPQVVLITGSQSYAVQAFEFAVADYLLKPLSYSRFLQAAQKVLENINAQRAAASDDPGAPPAGSPDFTFVKVDNKLVRVDFADVYYVEALGDYVHLVTARGKLIVYSTMRAIEEKFPAQRFVRVHRSFIINIDFVQALEDNSLLIKDKYIPVGQTYLRGLLVRLNKL; translated from the coding sequence ATGACTACTCCTTCTCCTGAGCTTGACGCGGCTCCGCTTCGCTGCCTGGTCATCGACGATGACCCGCTTTCGGTGCAGATAGTGCGCAATTGCATTGCCAATACGCCTTTTTTGGAGGCGTCGGGCGCTTGCGGCAGCGCTATCGAAGCGGCCGAAATACTGCGCACCCAGGCGTTCGACGTGCTGTTTCTGGACGTGGAAATGCCGCTGATGTCGGGCCTCGACCTGCTGCGCACCCTGCCCGAGCCACCGCAGGTGGTGCTTATCACCGGCAGCCAATCGTATGCGGTGCAGGCGTTTGAGTTTGCCGTGGCCGACTACCTGCTGAAGCCGCTGAGCTATTCGCGCTTTCTGCAAGCCGCCCAAAAGGTGTTGGAAAACATCAATGCCCAGCGCGCCGCGGCCTCCGATGACCCCGGCGCGCCGCCCGCCGGCAGCCCCGATTTCACCTTCGTGAAGGTGGATAACAAGCTCGTGCGCGTCGATTTTGCCGATGTGTACTATGTGGAGGCGCTCGGCGACTACGTGCACCTCGTTACGGCGCGCGGCAAGCTCATCGTATATAGTACGATGCGCGCCATTGAGGAGAAATTTCCGGCTCAGCGCTTCGTGCGGGTGCACCGCTCCTTTATTATCAATATCGACTTCGTGCAGGCCCTGGAAGATAATTCGCTGCTTATCAAGGATAAGTATATTCCGGTTGGCCAAACGTATTTGCGGGGTCTGCTCGTGCGCCTTAATAAGCTGTAA
- the recQ gene encoding DNA helicase RecQ has product MSLTAVAEPVAFQPEIKATLKEVFGFGQFRGTQEAVIQNIIAGNNTFVIMPTGAGKSLCYQLPALVLPGTAIVISPLIALMKNQVDQLSAFGVNAQVYNSTLTKTEQTRVRKDVISGEVRLLYVAPESLTKEDTIAFLQKASISFVAIDEAHCISEWGHDFRPEYRKIRGIIDNLGGRIPLIALTATATPKVQLDIQKNLQMDDANVFKTSFNRTNLYYEVRAKRNTKKQLIQYVQHHKGKAGIIYCLSRKKVEEVAELLRVNDVRALPYHAGLDPHTRMNNQDAFLNEDCDVIVATIAFGMGIDKPDVRFVIHYDAPKSIEGYYQETGRGGRDGMEGNCLMFYSYDDILKLEKFSKDKPVTERDNARQLLLEMTNYSESAVCRRRQLLHYFGERLDQDCGFCDNCRHPKEKFDGTAHVALALRAVVQTEARFGLDHVAQVLLGLSNPHIESYGHTGLPVYGQGKALSGDMQHWLSVLRQCLLNSLLEKDIDSIGLVRITEKGIDFIENPYPLTLTKDHDFEAEKQEEEDGEKIQQAAGHDEALFTQLKELRKQLAKQKNLPPYVLFQDPSLKEMATTYPTSLHELTHIAGVGQGKAQKFGAPFAAAIKKYVEDNDIETAADVIIKSTVNRSKLKIYIIQQIDKKMDLTGIARSQGITMPDLMEEIEHICYSGTRLNLSYYIRENVDEDKQTEIFDYFMTAASDNIALAMSELGADDFTEEEVRLMRIKFLSEVAN; this is encoded by the coding sequence ATGTCCCTGACCGCCGTTGCTGAACCAGTTGCCTTCCAGCCCGAAATAAAAGCCACGCTTAAGGAAGTATTCGGCTTTGGGCAATTTAGAGGCACCCAAGAAGCTGTTATTCAGAATATTATTGCCGGCAACAACACATTTGTCATCATGCCCACGGGAGCGGGCAAAAGCCTGTGCTACCAGCTGCCAGCCTTGGTGCTGCCGGGCACGGCCATCGTCATCTCGCCGCTCATTGCCCTGATGAAAAATCAGGTGGACCAGCTTTCGGCCTTCGGCGTGAACGCGCAGGTGTACAATTCGACGCTGACCAAGACGGAGCAGACCCGCGTGCGAAAGGACGTGATTTCGGGCGAGGTACGGCTGCTATACGTGGCCCCGGAAAGCCTAACCAAAGAAGACACTATTGCTTTTTTGCAAAAAGCCAGCATCTCGTTCGTGGCCATCGACGAGGCGCACTGCATCTCGGAATGGGGCCACGACTTCCGGCCCGAGTACCGCAAGATTCGCGGCATCATTGATAATCTAGGGGGTAGGATTCCGCTCATCGCCCTCACGGCCACGGCCACGCCTAAAGTGCAGCTCGACATCCAGAAAAACCTGCAAATGGATGATGCGAACGTGTTCAAAACCAGCTTCAACCGCACCAATCTTTACTACGAGGTGCGCGCCAAGCGTAACACCAAGAAGCAACTCATTCAATACGTGCAGCACCACAAGGGCAAAGCGGGCATTATCTATTGCCTGAGCCGCAAGAAGGTGGAGGAAGTGGCCGAGCTGCTGCGCGTGAACGACGTGCGCGCCCTGCCCTACCACGCTGGCCTCGACCCGCACACCCGGATGAACAATCAGGATGCGTTTCTGAACGAGGACTGCGACGTGATTGTGGCTACTATTGCCTTCGGCATGGGTATCGATAAGCCCGATGTGCGCTTCGTGATTCACTACGACGCGCCCAAGAGCATTGAGGGCTACTACCAGGAAACTGGCCGTGGCGGCCGCGATGGCATGGAGGGTAACTGCCTGATGTTCTACAGCTACGACGATATTCTGAAGCTCGAAAAATTCAGCAAGGACAAGCCCGTGACCGAGCGCGACAATGCCCGGCAACTGCTGCTGGAAATGACGAACTACTCGGAAAGCGCCGTGTGCCGCCGCCGCCAACTGCTGCACTATTTCGGCGAGCGGCTGGACCAGGACTGCGGCTTTTGCGACAACTGCCGCCACCCGAAAGAGAAATTTGACGGTACCGCCCACGTGGCCCTGGCCCTGCGCGCCGTGGTGCAGACCGAGGCGCGCTTTGGGCTCGACCACGTGGCTCAGGTGCTGCTCGGCCTCAGCAATCCGCACATCGAGAGCTACGGCCACACCGGCCTGCCGGTGTATGGCCAGGGTAAGGCCCTGAGCGGCGACATGCAGCATTGGCTTTCAGTACTGCGTCAGTGCCTGCTCAATAGCCTGCTGGAGAAGGATATCGACTCCATCGGGCTGGTGCGTATTACGGAGAAGGGTATTGATTTTATCGAAAATCCCTACCCCCTGACGCTGACCAAAGACCACGATTTTGAGGCCGAGAAGCAAGAGGAAGAGGACGGCGAGAAAATCCAGCAGGCCGCGGGCCACGATGAGGCGCTGTTTACGCAGCTTAAGGAACTGCGCAAGCAACTGGCTAAGCAGAAAAACCTGCCGCCCTACGTGCTCTTCCAGGACCCCAGCCTGAAGGAGATGGCCACTACCTACCCTACCTCGCTACACGAGTTGACGCACATTGCGGGGGTAGGCCAGGGCAAGGCGCAGAAGTTCGGCGCGCCCTTCGCGGCCGCCATCAAGAAGTACGTGGAGGACAACGATATTGAGACGGCCGCCGACGTCATTATCAAGTCTACCGTCAACCGCTCCAAGCTCAAGATTTACATCATCCAGCAGATTGATAAGAAGATGGACCTGACCGGCATCGCCCGCAGCCAGGGCATCACGATGCCTGATTTGATGGAGGAAATTGAGCACATCTGCTACTCCGGCACCCGCTTGAACCTTAGCTATTATATCCGCGAAAATGTGGATGAAGACAAGCAGACCGAGATTTTTGACTACTTCATGACGGCGGCTTCGGACAATATCGCGCTAGCCATGAGTGAGCTGGGGGCGGATGACTTTACGGAAGAGGAAGTGCGGCTGATGCGCATTAAATTCCTAAGCGAAGTGGCCAACTAA
- a CDS encoding KpsF/GutQ family sugar-phosphate isomerase: MQTPPPTDVLAVARQVLLTEADALRDAAQALAATPDFAQCVAVLLALKGRIVVTGVGKSAHIAGKLVATLNGTGSPALFMHAADAIHGDLGMIQTGDFVIAISKSGDTPEIKVLVPLLRRKGVGLAALVANADSYLARQADYVLHTPIRREACPHDLAPTTSTTAALALGDALAVCLLESRQFTAQDFARLHPGGTLGKRLYLTVGDLSRQNQRPQVGLAAPLREVLLEISGKRLGATAVLDEAGRLAGIITDGDLRRMLGRGHLAALDALTAHDILTPQPATIDIQEFAAEALARMQARNITQLIVTEGGQFAGFIHLHDLLREGLV, from the coding sequence GTGCAAACCCCTCCCCCCACCGACGTGCTGGCCGTGGCCCGCCAGGTGCTGCTCACCGAAGCCGATGCCCTGCGCGACGCCGCCCAGGCCTTGGCTGCTACCCCCGACTTTGCCCAGTGCGTGGCGGTGCTACTGGCGCTGAAGGGTCGCATTGTGGTAACCGGGGTAGGCAAGAGCGCCCACATCGCCGGCAAACTCGTGGCCACGCTCAACGGCACGGGTAGCCCGGCCCTATTTATGCATGCCGCTGATGCTATTCATGGCGACCTGGGCATGATTCAGACTGGCGACTTTGTAATTGCCATTAGTAAGAGCGGCGACACGCCCGAAATTAAAGTGCTGGTGCCGCTGCTGCGCCGCAAGGGGGTAGGGCTGGCCGCGCTCGTCGCCAACGCCGATTCCTACCTGGCCCGGCAGGCCGATTACGTGCTGCACACGCCCATTCGCCGCGAGGCGTGCCCCCACGACCTGGCCCCCACCACCAGCACCACCGCTGCGCTGGCCCTGGGCGACGCCCTGGCCGTGTGCCTGCTCGAAAGCCGCCAGTTTACGGCCCAGGACTTTGCCCGCCTGCACCCCGGCGGCACCCTCGGCAAGCGCCTCTACCTGACCGTGGGCGACCTCAGCCGCCAAAACCAGCGCCCGCAAGTGGGCCTGGCCGCGCCGCTGCGCGAGGTGCTGCTGGAGATATCGGGCAAGCGCCTGGGCGCGACCGCCGTGCTCGACGAGGCCGGCCGCCTGGCTGGCATTATTACCGATGGCGACCTGCGCCGGATGCTGGGCCGTGGCCACCTAGCCGCGCTGGACGCCCTTACCGCCCACGATATCCTCACGCCTCAGCCTGCTACCATTGATATTCAGGAATTTGCTGCCGAGGCCCTGGCCCGGATGCAGGCCCGCAATATTACCCAGCTTATCGTGACCGAGGGCGGGCAGTTCGCAGGCTTTATTCACTTGCACGATTTGCTGCGTGAGGGGCTGGTGTGA